One Hippocampus zosterae strain Florida chromosome 4, ASM2543408v3, whole genome shotgun sequence genomic window carries:
- the fto gene encoding alpha-ketoglutarate-dependent dioxygenase FTO isoform X3, with protein sequence MLEVSYTLRGCRGAQHHRIPKRRLLQELGDQKIPFKGPSNQGFQQLWDSSYSGLVLRRACSLPAELHCRVQAALLTLRKKGCLLRDLVRVRDRDVFTSVSRALLGEPGHTYRYLDTRLFAIPWHSEDTEFKGQNCCDPGLRAACKALWELNSFFCLDVSQLKEGDRLAQCAKVVQETETKASDEADVESKHSEDSRNSEVGDSESRQSEEGDTESKHSEEWDVESKHSDEGCPASKREGEWETASKHSSEEGESSHGKAIDSGLEPSEGKYPTLAVKTADLPPIGSRGELHVAHLKHSRSDYHIEAKGEPESCSEHSPPRGFTRSAKFNVTLLNYMDPAATSHLKEEPYYGMGKMAVGWHHDENLISHSPVAVYSYSCHDNKGESGEGSSEKASWRIGLKVAWDIHTPGLMLPLQSGDCYYMRDNLNSTHQHCILAGDAARFSSTHRVAECSTGTLTYIQSRCQEALCNLHADPETGSHSLTTLRPATMQHCEEIHNEVEFEWLRQYWFQGQRYTRFCSWWSKPMEELEKDWKLMETMMPRKQALKVKTTP encoded by the exons TGGGATTCCAGTTACTCCGGTCTGGTTCTGAGGAGAGCCTGCTCGTTGCCTGCTGAGCTCCACTGCAGAGTCCAGGCCGCTCTGCTAACCTTGCGCAAAAAGGGCTGCCTCTTGAGGGATCTGGTCCGTGTCCGAGACCGGGACGTCTTCACGTCCGTGTCGCGGGCTCTGCTGGGCGAGCCGGGCCATACTTACCGCTACCTGGACACTAGGCTCTTTGCCATCCCCTGGCACAGCGAGGACACGGAATTTAAAGGGCAAAACTGTTGCGACCCTGGTCTGAGGGCAGCCTGCAAAGCCTTGTGGGAGCTCAACAGCTTCTTCTGCTTGGACGTGTCTCAGTTGAAAGAAGGAGACAGACTAGCACAATGTGCAAAGGTGGTTCAGGAGACGGAGACCAAGGCAAGCGATGAGGCCGATGTGGAGTCCAAACACAGCGAGGACTCCAGGAACAGTGAAGTAGGAGACTCGGAGTCCAGGCAGAGCGAGGAGGGGGATACAGAGTCCAAGCACAGCGAGGAGTGGGACGTGGAGTCCAAACACAGCGACGAAGGCTGTCCGGCATCAAAAAGGGAAGGCGAGTGGGAGACGGCTTCCAAACACAGCAGCGAGGAGGGAGAATCCTCACATGGAAAGGCGATCGATTCCGGGTTGGAGCCCAGTGAAGGAAAATATCCCACATTGGCAGTCAAGACCGCCGATCTCCCGCCAATAGGCAGCCGAGGGGAGCTTCATGTGGCTCATCTCAAGCACAGCCGGTCCGATTACCACATTGAGGCTAAGGGGGAACCTGAGAGTTGCTCTGAGCACAGTCCGCCGCGGGGATTCACGAGATCAGCTAAGTTCAATGTCACCTTACTCAACTACATGGACCCGGCGGCCACGAGCcacctcaaagaggaaccctattACGGCATGGGGAAAATGGCCGTAGGGTGGCACCACGACGAGAACCTGATCAGTCACTCGCCAGTGGCCGTTTACAGCTACAGCTGCCACGACAACAAAG GCGAGAGCGGCGAGGGCAGTAGCGAGAAGGCGAGCTGGAGAATCGGGTTGAAGGTGGCCTGGGACATCCACACACCTGGCCTGATGCTGCCTCTCCAGTCTGGAGACTGCTACTATATGAGAG ATAACCTGAACAGCACCCACCAGCACTGCATCCTTGCCGGTGACGCCGCTCGCTTCAGCTCCACCCACAGAGTGGCTGAG TGTTCCACTGGAACTCTGACCTACATCCAGTCACGATGCCAAGAGGCCCTGTGCAACCTGCACGCGGATCCGGAGACCGGCTCCCACAGCCTGACGACCCTGAGGCCGGCCACCATGCAACACTGCGAGGAGATCCACAATGAG GTGGAGTTCGAATGGCTGCGACAGTACTGGTTTCAGGGCCAGCGCTACACACGCTTCTGCAGCTGGTGGAGCAAACccatggaggagctggagaaggacTGGAAGCTCATGGAGACCATG atGCCTCGGAAACAGGCCttaaaagtcaaaacaacacCATAA